The following are encoded in a window of Dysidea avara chromosome 4, odDysAvar1.4, whole genome shotgun sequence genomic DNA:
- the LOC136253544 gene encoding uncharacterized protein gives MSKDLFMFLYKTYVRPDLEYCVQLWCPYMAKDIDLLEKVQMRATKLVKGIGRLPYTTRLQKLGLYSLYCRRQREDLKETYKILKGYYNIEWSQRLFVLNQFQPTRGHSMKLYKNSQEQHFTIVVSLRVINGWNSLPEYVVSASNISLFKKQLDFYWELGLGYGYEQRPSA, from the coding sequence ATGTCTAAGGATCTATTCATGTTTTTGTACAAAACATATGTGAGGCCAGATTTAGAATACTGTGTTCAGCTGTGGTGCCCTTACATGGCTAAGGACATAGATTTGCTTGAAAAGGTGCAAATGAGAGCTACAAAGCTTGTCAAAGGAATCGGAAGACTTCCATACACAACTAGATTACAAAAGTTGGGACTATATTCATTGTATTGTCGACGTCAGCGAGAGGACCTTAAAGAAACATATAAGATTTTGAAAGGATATTACAACATTGAATGGTCACAGCGGTTATTTGTGTTGAACCAATTTCAGCCCACCAGAGGACACTCCATGAAGCTCTATAAAAACAGTCAAGAACAACACTTCACCATAGTTGTTTCACTCAGAGTCATTAATGGTTGGAATTCACTTCCTGAATATGTGGTGTCAGCATCAAACATTTCTTTATTCAAAAAACAACTAGACTTTTACTGGGAACTTGGGTTaggatatggatatgaacaaaggcctagTGCCTAA
- the LOC136253545 gene encoding neoverrucotoxin subunit alpha-like yields MSEENERKSCLGRSFQLGMLYDCFTDQLIPGTSLWGAEVIKQASLSNNEVSSGYEIINTNTVNEKGSSFGLDSELKLSLLAGLVKASGSTECICNFTTTSNTAYITIRHWTACRYEYLQMEKMHSMQYSKNSKIATHFVLAILHGFETALMFSCTISDEDKKEDIKTIMTTVASAIAKNENLDKYKEKISKWNCKIYCDIPPNFTAASAKDAIEFYKNLPAYYSNKKPLQIRAQMFPLVKLFTKAPKVLQNVPLSYVDQIENILIALDHQHFEADKLIKRYTKVYSFLPELHSQICQHRDIIKTFKCRIAEQLAIFLPHVCRGSIDHSEIQKMIENALSSPFNPETISNWLQSQNKMLMQLETLIQHCDCIPLVRTKAEFENLGLSTVFCFNISFIQQDTTQLDNMVKYLHFQENDTKSISEHNPWYQNEQFLSSLHLCIKNFKQYYVENHAEVGIGYIMLLNENIFNDNISIADQEKVEQNATMYIYQSGTVIGTLPPSTPSVPTVEKKTYDSISLQWSPPECGTQIILSYTITYKREGELNWQQKVLDNDCTCAEMKGLMSDSLYLFKVTATFDTDTHITNTDSTRIRTIALPVAHRTKQNASLAKFVKNIPPAIYQIKMNQDMKNQNDMISWCSFGKKPAIASRKKVLIVVGATGAGKTTLINGMVNYLFKVDWNDDFRFKLVIDEGGHTQAKSQTTWITAYTFYKTEGLSIDYNLTIIDTPGFGDTAGLKRDKEITDQIRNMFSSKGAYAIDQLDGIGFVVQSSCARLTHTQRYIYDSILSIFGKDVSENIFVMTTFADGQLPPVSKMLIFLV; encoded by the coding sequence ATGAGTGAAGAAAATGAACGCAAATCATGCTTAGGAAGATCCTTCCAGTTGGGAATGCTTTATGACTGCTTTACAGATCAGCTCATACCAGGAACTAGCCTCTGGGGTGCTGAAGTTATTAAGCAAGCATCATTATCCAACAATGAAGTTAGCTCTGGTTACGAGATTATAAATACCAATACCGTGAATGAAAAAGGTTCTTCATTTGGTTTGGACAGTGAGCTAAAATTGAGCTTGCTTGCAGGTTTGGTAAAAGCATCAGGATCAACTGAATGTATTTGCAATTTTACCACTACTTCAAATACTGCTTACATTACCATCAGACACTGGACAGCTTGCAGGTATGAATATCTTCAgatggaaaagatgcacagCATGCAATATTccaaaaattcaaaaattgCCACACATTTTGTACTCGCAATTTTGCATGGATTTGAAACTGCATTAATGTTTAGTTGCACGATCAGTGACGAAGATAAAAAAGAGGATATAAaaacaattatgactactgtgGCCAGTGCAATAGCTAAAAACGAAAACTTAGACAAATACAAAGAGAAAATCAGCAAATGGAATTGCAAGATTTACTGTGACATTCCTCCAAATTTTACAGCTGCGAGTGCTAAAGATGCAAtagaattttataaaaatctgCCTGCTTATTACAGCAACAAAAAGCCTTTGCAAATAAGAGCACAAATGTTTCCTCTTGTAAAGCTATTTACAAAAGCTCCAAAAGTTTTGCAAAATGTACCATTGTCCTATGTTGATCAAATTGAAAATATACTGATAGCACTTGACCATCAACACTTTGAAGCAGACAAATTAATTAAACGGtacactaaagtttattcttTTTTACCAGAATTGCATTCACAAATATGTCAGCATAGAGACATCATAAAAACATTTAAATGTCGCATTGCCGAACAATTAGCAATTTTTTTACCACATGTATGCCGAGGAAGCATTGACCATTCAGAGATACAGAAGATGATAGAAAATGCTTTATCGTCTCCATTTAATCCTGAAACAATTTCAAATTGGCTACAATCTCAAAACAAAATGTTGATGCAGCTTGAAACTCTTATACAGCACTGCGATTGCATACCTCTAGTTAGGACAAAAGCTGAATTTGAAAATCTTGGTTTATCAACTGTATTTTGCTTTAACATCTCATTCATCCAACAGGATACAACACAATTAGAtaacatggtgaagtatttgcATTTTCAAGAAAATGATACCAAAAGCATTTCGGAGCATAATCCATGGTACCAAAATGAACAATTTTTAAGTAGTTTACATCTTTGCATTAAAAATTTTAAGcaatactatgtggaaaaccaTGCAGAAGTTGGAATAGGCTATATTATGTTGCTAAATGAAAATATATTTAATGATAACATTTCCATAGCTGATCAGGAAAAGGTTGAGCAAAACGCAACAATGTACATATATCAAAGTGGTACAGTTATAGGTACCCTGCCCCCCAGCACTCCTAGTGTACCAACTGTGGAAAAGAAAACATACGACAGCATTTCACTGCAATGGTCACCACCAGAATGTGGCACCCAGATAATTTTATCCTATACCATAACTTATAAGAGGGAAGGAGAATTAAATTGGCAACAAAAAGTCCTTGACAATGATTGCACTTGCGCAGAAATGAAAGGATTAATGTCTGATTCTCTTTATTTGTTTAAAGTGACTGCCACTTTTGATACTGACACACATATAACTAACACAGACAGCACACGTATTAGAACTATAGCTCTTCCTGTAGCTCACAGGACTAAACAAAATGCAAGTCTCGCAAAGTTTGTTAAAAATATACCTCCAGCAATTTATCAGATAAAAATGAACCAGGATATGAAGAATCAAAATGATATGATTTCCTGGTGCTCATTTGGTAAAAAGCCAGCTATTGCATCGAGAAAAAAAGTTTTAATAGTGGTAGGTGCAACTGGTGCAGGAAAGACAACTCTTATAAATGGAATGGTCAATTACCTTTTCAAAGTTGATTGGAATGATGATTTCCGTTTTAAACTAGTAATTGATGAAGGTGGCCATACCCAAGCAAAAAGCCAGACAACCTGGATTACAGCTTATACGTTCTACAAAACAGAAGGCTTGTCAATTGATTATAACCTTACCATCATAGATACACCTGGATTTGGAGATACAGCTGGATTAAAGCGTGACAAGGAAATTACTGATCAAATACGAAACATGTTCTCATCAAAAGGTGCATATGCAATTGATCAGTTGGATGGAATTGGCTTCGTAGTGCAGTCATCTTGTGCACGTCTCACTCACACCCAAAGATACATATATGATTCAATTTTGTCAATATTTGGCAAAGATGTTAGCGAAAACATTTTTGTCATGACAACCTTCGCTGATGGCCAGCTTCCTCCAGTATCAAAAATGCTGATATTCCTTGTCTAA
- the LOC136253546 gene encoding uncharacterized protein — translation MGYSSFELFFKSFERIQTKSLTMTRQVLTERQQLEVAVIGFQDQVKIGLSKLKQMQEEERILLKHKADVEANKNFTYEIDEEVPERITIQNEFVTNCLKCNYTCHYPCGIAHDERKHGCAAMKGSGKTAYCDVCPGGCGWREHYNKNYRIITTKKTVTKTAKDLKNKYNVASAGKKAVENMVKNIEEALEYVHDEILKKVKITQQCLQRLDEIALKPNPLTEIQYIELLIRSEERDANDGYQDRVAFYKDALDQAKVMAGAQSFDVEESLKAKQKEGSKDSKGWLQRLTWWR, via the coding sequence ATGGGATATAGCTCATTTGAGCTATTCTTTAAAAGTTTTGAACGGATACAAACTAAAAGTTTAACCATGACACGGCAAGTTCTAACAGAGCGTCAGCAGCTTGAAGTAGCAGTTATTGGTTTCCAAGATCAAGTCAAAATTGGCTTATCAAAATTGAAACAAATGCAGGAAGAAGAGAGAATTTTACTCAAACACAAAGCTGATGTGGAAGCGAATAAAAATTTTACATACGAAATTGATGAAGAGGTTCCAGAAAGGATTACAATACAGAATGAATTTGTTACTAACTGCCTAAAATGCAATTATACATGTCATTATCCCTGTGGTATTGCTCATGATGAACGAAAGCATGGATGCGCTGCTATGAAGGGCTCAGGTAAAACTGCATATTGTGATGTATGTCCAGGTGGCTGTGGATGGCGAGAACACTACAACAAAAATTATAGAATAATAACAACTAAGAAAACAGTCACCAAAACTGCTAAAGATCTTAAAAATAAATACAATGTTGCCTCTGCAGGAAAAAAAGCAGTAGAAAATATGGTTAAAAATATTGAAGAAGCACTTGAGTATGTGCATGATGAAATTTTAAAGAAAGTCAAAATTACTCAGCAATGCTTACAGCGCTTAGATGAAATTGCCCTGAAACCTAACCCTTTAACAGAAATACAATATATAGAGCTGCTTATACGGTCAGAAGAACGTGACGCCAATGATGGCTACCAAGATCGAGTTGCTTTCTACAAAGATGCACTAGATCAAGCTAAAGTAATGGCTGGAGCACAGTCATTTGATGTAGAGGAATCTTTAAAAGCAAAGCAGAAAGAGGGAAGTAAAGATAGTAAGGGATGGCTTCAAAGGTTAACATGGTGGAGGTGA